The Caldilineales bacterium sequence GGCGTCTCCCTCAACGACGCCGAAGCCCTGGCCAAGTGGTACGATGACTTTGCCGCCAAGAAGGAAAAAGGCGGGCCCAACCCCATCGCCTACGCCCAGCGTATGGCCGCCCTGCGCCAGGCCGAGGCCCTGGGCCTCAGCCCCAAAGCCGCCGGGCTGGCCGAGATCGGTCAGGCCAAGATGCTGATGATCCCCTTCGAATTCGCCGGCTCCGACACCCTCGACCGCTGCGATGCCGACGGCAACCCCATCGACCAGGTCACGGTCGAAGGCCCGCTGCACGGGACCATCCCCGATCCCTCGCTCGATGGCGATAACAACACCATCTGGACCGACAACTTCAGCATCGACTGGTACCAGAAACTGATGTTCGGCGATGGCGTTGGCGTCATCCGCACCGACCTCAACAACGGCGCTGGCGTCGATCTCAGCGGCACCTCGGCCCGCAACTGGTATTTGCAGCAATCCGAGGGCCAGTACACCGTCGATGGTGAGATCTACCCACAGTGGATCCAGCTCGACCACAGTGTGGCCTACTATGGTTGGGATGGCGATGAACTCAGCCCCGATGGCGTCGGCTACCCCTGCGATGGCACCCCCTCGGGCTACGGCTTCGAGTTCACCAGAGATGTCGTCAACAAGCTGAACGAGATCGACCCCAACTTCGACTGGTCCCAGTATGACGTCAACGGCGACGGCATCGTCGACCACCTCATGCTCATCCACGCCGGCACCGATAACTCGGCCGGCGGCGGCAGCTACGGCAACTACCAGCTGTGGGCGCATTCGTGGGACGTCTACTGCGACAACGACGGCGACGGCCAACTGGAATACGGTTGTCTGGTCGATGACCGCGGCACCGAAGACCCCGCCGACGACATCTACGTCGCCAACTACACCCACATCCCCGAAGACGCCGACATCGGCGTGGTGGTGCACGAGTACGGCCACGACATCGGCCTGCCCGACTACTACGACCAGACGGGCGTCACCAACAACTCCGGCGCCCACTGGGACGTGATGAATGCCGGCTCCTGGAGCGGCGACTTGGGCGGCTCGCACCCGGCTCCCTTCAACGCTTGGGCGCGCTACTTCTTCGGCTGGGAAGACCCCACCCGCATCGACTACGACGCCGCCGCCCAGGAGTTCACCATCGGCCAGTCCGACCCGACCCCGGCCGGCGCCCTCGATTCGGTCTGGATCGACTTGCCCGACCAGGGCGTGGAAGTGCCCAACCGAGCCGGCGACGGCGGCGGTCTCCACTCCGTCCTCGGCAACAACCTGGTCTCGCCCTTGGGCCGCACCTTCGAGCTGACCGGCACGACCGCCCCGGTCTTCACCTTCGACACCTCGTTCGACCTGGAAAAGGATTGGGACTACGCCTACGTGCAGGTCTCGACCGACGGCTCCACCTGGACCAACCTGCTCAACGAAGAAGGTGAATACGCCACCACCGACCCCAACAGCTCCACAGCCTGGCTGGGCGAGGGCGGTCTCACTGGCACGTACGAGGGCAGCCTGACCTACGATCTCAGCGCCTACGCCGGGGCCACGATCCAGTTCCGCTTCGTCTACCTCAGCGATGCAGGCGTGCAGAACGCCGGCATCTGGGTGGACAACTTCTCGCTCGACGACGGCGACACCAACCTCTACGAGAGCGACCTGGACGACGTCAGCGACTGGACGTTCGAGGGTTGGGAACAAGTCCCCTTCCAGGACCTCTATCCCCAATACTACATGCTGGAATGGCGCAACGACCACGGCTCCATCGCTCAGCACGGCCAGACCCAGCAGTACTACACCCTGGCGCACGACCAGATCGGCTGGAAGGTGGACAAGTTCACGGCCAACGTGCCCGGCCTCCTGGTTTGGTATCGCAACAACCTCTATTCCAACAACCAGGCGGTCGCCGGCGGTCGCGAGTTCGCTGCGCCCGCCATGGGCCCGAAGGGCGAACTGTTGGCGGTCGATTCCCACTACGACCCGATCGAGTGGAGCGGCGGCTTCTGGAACCCGGCCACCGGAAAACCCGGCCCGGCCTTCAGCAACCGCCGCGGCGCCATGGATGCTCTCTTCACGCTGGATGACACCCCCGCCTGGAACCTCCACGACTACGCCAACAACGCCAACGCGGTCATGGACTTCGGCAGCCGCCCCGCGGTTTCCACCTTCCACGACAGCATGCGCTCGGTGCCCGGTTGGATCTACCCCGGCGGCAGCTCCGTCTACCGCGCCGACCGCTCTGCCTCGGTCGTCATCCCCGCCCAGGACATCTACACCACCCGCGTCCGCGGTCTGGCTGCCGATGGCATGCACATCGGCGCCGACGTCACCGGTCTCTGGGGCGCCACCGTTGGCGGCTTGCCGCTCGGCTCTGGCAACCCCGGCGATGACGACGTGCAGTATGGCGTCCATGTGCAGGTGATCGACCAGGCCGCCGATGGCAGCTGGGGCAAGGTCAAGTTCTGGAACGCTGAGTACGATATGGAAGGCTCGGCCAGCGCCTCGGCCGCCACCGCCGCTGCTGGCGATGAGGTTGCGTTCAGCTGGGACGGCCGCAACATCGGCTCCGCCGCCAGCTTCCTGGCCTACTTCCCCCTGCCCGCTGGCACCACCTATGTCGATGGCAGCGCCCATGGCGGTCTCGCTCCCGTCGGCGGCGACCTGGCCTCGGTGCAGGCCGCCCTCGCCGCCGGGCAGGATGCCTCCGCCCTGTCCGCAGTCGCCGCTGAGGATGTCACCGGCTTCGTCTGGGCCTACCACGTTGCCACCGGCGATGGCGGCGAGATGGGCTACAGCGTCGAAATCGGCGAGGCCGCAGCCGGAACCCGCATCAAGGCCATCGCCCAGTTCCTGGACTTGGGCTATGGCGGCGATTACCTCTCCGTCTGGCGCACCTACGCTACGCCGGAAGTGCGCGTCGCCAAGACCGTCAGCCTGCCGCTGATGTACGACGGCTGGGTGAACGGCGGCGCTGGCGGCGCCAACTACAACGACTACGCCGCCCTCATCGCCCGCGCCACCGGCCTCGACAACGTCCTCCTCTCCTTCGACCGTTCGGGCCTCCCCGCCGGCATGGACATCCAGAGCGCCAGCCTGGCCCTGATGTACCGCGGTCAGTCGGGCGCGGTCGGCAAGTCGCTCACGGCCTGGAACGTCAACGCCTACGACCCCATGACCGTGACCTACGACACCGCCCCGTTGGCCTACAACCCCGGCGCGCCTGTGGCTGTGCCCGGCGCCGCTGGCTCGGTCAGCTTCGATGTCGCTTCGCAGGTGATGGCCTGGGATGCAGCTGGCGCAGCTGACGCCGATGGCATGGGGCAGTTGGCCGTCTCGGCCTCTGGCCCGCTCGGTCGCGCCATCTTCGACAGCCTGGAAAGCTACCAGGCCAGCCCGGCCACGCTCGAAGTCACCTACCTGCCGTAAGCTCCTCCTACCAGACAGACCCTAAAGGTCTCGGAGACCTTTAGGGTCTTCAGCAAGTGCGACGCACCTTGTAGGTGCGTCGCTCTTTTTGTTGGTTGCACTTGCCATCGCGTCATACTCGACAACCGTTTGACACCCGTAACGTAACACACTACAATCGCAAACATGATACGCACTGTTCGCCACAAGGGGCTGGCCGCACTCTATAACTATGAAGAATCCTCCTCACCCTGGTGAGATCATCCGTGACTTGTACATCGAGCCGCTTGACCTGACGGTCACGCAGGCGGCGACGGGGTTGGGCGTCAGCCGCAAGACATTGTCTATGCTGCTCAATGGACATGCCGGAATCTCACCCGAAATGGCCATCCGTCTGTCCAAGGCCTTCGGGCGCACACCCGAAAGCTGGCTTCAGTTGCAGATGCAATATGACCTGGCCCAGTGTAGCCAGCATATCGAGCGCATTCAGGTGCGGCCCTTTGTGCGTCCACGGCAGGAATCCGCTGCACCAGCCGCCTGAATAACAAAGAAATGCGACGCACCTGGCAGGTGCGTCGCACTGTTATAAGAACCATTTGACCTGGTGCAACCATTGCACTATACTCGCATTATGCCCGTTATCAAGCGGTTCGGAAACTGTGCGATCAAGATGTATGCTGACGAGCATCCACCGCCCCATTTCCACATAGAATTCTCAGACGGCATGCGATGCTCGGTCGAGATCGAGACCCTGACCATCATCGCCGGATTGATTCATCCGAGGCATCGCTTGCTTGAACCGTTGACATGGGCCGCTGACAATCGCACTTTACTGCGAGCAAAATGGAGAGAACTGACAAGATGATGAAACCACCCCGCATTATGGCTGCGGATGTGACCGGGCCGATGAGGCTAT is a genomic window containing:
- a CDS encoding immune inhibitor A, whose translation is MSRKHQAISLVVLLALLLAIPLTALAAPVPGAEPTRSARDLLDQIQGRRYANERPPRDESVAAAAAGVSLNDAEALAKWYDDFAAKKEKGGPNPIAYAQRMAALRQAEALGLSPKAAGLAEIGQAKMLMIPFEFAGSDTLDRCDADGNPIDQVTVEGPLHGTIPDPSLDGDNNTIWTDNFSIDWYQKLMFGDGVGVIRTDLNNGAGVDLSGTSARNWYLQQSEGQYTVDGEIYPQWIQLDHSVAYYGWDGDELSPDGVGYPCDGTPSGYGFEFTRDVVNKLNEIDPNFDWSQYDVNGDGIVDHLMLIHAGTDNSAGGGSYGNYQLWAHSWDVYCDNDGDGQLEYGCLVDDRGTEDPADDIYVANYTHIPEDADIGVVVHEYGHDIGLPDYYDQTGVTNNSGAHWDVMNAGSWSGDLGGSHPAPFNAWARYFFGWEDPTRIDYDAAAQEFTIGQSDPTPAGALDSVWIDLPDQGVEVPNRAGDGGGLHSVLGNNLVSPLGRTFELTGTTAPVFTFDTSFDLEKDWDYAYVQVSTDGSTWTNLLNEEGEYATTDPNSSTAWLGEGGLTGTYEGSLTYDLSAYAGATIQFRFVYLSDAGVQNAGIWVDNFSLDDGDTNLYESDLDDVSDWTFEGWEQVPFQDLYPQYYMLEWRNDHGSIAQHGQTQQYYTLAHDQIGWKVDKFTANVPGLLVWYRNNLYSNNQAVAGGREFAAPAMGPKGELLAVDSHYDPIEWSGGFWNPATGKPGPAFSNRRGAMDALFTLDDTPAWNLHDYANNANAVMDFGSRPAVSTFHDSMRSVPGWIYPGGSSVYRADRSASVVIPAQDIYTTRVRGLAADGMHIGADVTGLWGATVGGLPLGSGNPGDDDVQYGVHVQVIDQAADGSWGKVKFWNAEYDMEGSASASAATAAAGDEVAFSWDGRNIGSAASFLAYFPLPAGTTYVDGSAHGGLAPVGGDLASVQAALAAGQDASALSAVAAEDVTGFVWAYHVATGDGGEMGYSVEIGEAAAGTRIKAIAQFLDLGYGGDYLSVWRTYATPEVRVAKTVSLPLMYDGWVNGGAGGANYNDYAALIARATGLDNVLLSFDRSGLPAGMDIQSASLALMYRGQSGAVGKSLTAWNVNAYDPMTVTYDTAPLAYNPGAPVAVPGAAGSVSFDVASQVMAWDAAGAADADGMGQLAVSASGPLGRAIFDSLESYQASPATLEVTYLP
- a CDS encoding HigA family addiction module antidote protein, yielding MKNPPHPGEIIRDLYIEPLDLTVTQAATGLGVSRKTLSMLLNGHAGISPEMAIRLSKAFGRTPESWLQLQMQYDLAQCSQHIERIQVRPFVRPRQESAAPAA
- a CDS encoding DUF4160 domain-containing protein, with translation MPVIKRFGNCAIKMYADEHPPPHFHIEFSDGMRCSVEIETLTIIAGLIHPRHRLLEPLTWAADNRTLLRAKWRELTR